The sequence TCACCTGTGGATCGGCGGCGTCGACACGGTTGAACTAGCACGCGACGCGGGCACGGCGGTCTACGTGATGGATGAGGCGACCATTCGCTTCCAGCTGTCTGAGTACGTGAAGTGGACCACGTACCACTGGCCCCACGTCGATGTCGTGTACGCCGGCAAGGCCTTCATGTCGCTCGCCATGGTCAAGCTGGTGGCCGAGGAGGGCTGCTGTCTGGACGTGTCGAGCGGCGGCGAGCTCGCCTTCGCCCGCCGCGCGGGCTTTCCCATGGAGCGCATCTACGTGCACGGCAACAACAAGACGCCCGTCGAGCTTGCCGAGTGTCTCGACGCGGGAGTCGGCAGGATCGTCGTCGACTCCTTCGAGGAGATGGAGCGACTGAGCGCGCTGGCGACCGAGCGCGGAGCGACCCAGAAGATCCTGCTCCGCGTCACGCCCGGCGTCGAAGCCGATACCCACGACTTCATCATGACCGGCGCCGAGGACTCGAAGTTCGGCTTCGGGCGCAACCAGGGCCTGGCCATGCAGGCGGTCAAGCGCGCCATCGAACTGCCCGGCCTCGATTTCGACGGCCTGCACATGCACATCGGCAGCCAGATCTTCGCGCTGCACAGCTTCTCCAAGGCCATCGAGGTCATCGTCGAGTTCATCGCCGAGATCAAGGCCGAGACCGGTGTCGAGGTGCGCATGCTCGACACGGGCGGCGGCCTGGGCATCGCCTACGGCATCCCGGACGAGCCCTCCACGATTCGTGACTACGGCAAGGTCGTCGTCGACGGCATCAAAGAGGCGTGCGAGAAGTACGGACTGACGGTGCCCGCGATGGCCGTCGAGCCGGGGCGCTCGATTGTGGCCAACGCGGGCGTGACGCTCTACACCGTGGGCTCGATCAAGGAGATCCCCAACATCCGCACTTACGTGGCGGTCGACGGCGGCATGTCCGACAACATCCGCACCTCGCTCTACGACGCGCACTACGAGGCGCTGCTCGCCAACAAGGCCGATCAGCCCCGCGAGATGGTGGCCACCGTGGCCGGCAAGCACTGTGAGAGTGGCGACATCGTGGTCAACGACGCGCCGCTTCAGTGCCCCGAGGTGGGCGACATCTTGTGCGTGTGTGCGACAGGTGCGTACTGCCAGTCGATGAGCAGCAACTACAACAAGCAGGTGCGGCCGGGCGTCGTGTTCGTGAAGGAGGGCCAGTGGCGCTGGGTCGTGAGGCGCGAGTCCTACGACGATCTGATGCGGTGCGAGGTGGACTGATGACCTACAGGTCGCTCGTGACCTGGACCTCGACGTGCCATGACGCGGCGAGTTCAGCGGCGAGTTTCATCGCCTCGTCTTGAGTCGTGAACAAGCCCTCAGGTTTCGAAGACCCATCCTCGAATGCCACCGCAACCCACCACAGGCCGGCAGCGGTGCCGCCGATCTTGTCCACGCGCACGTGGGTGACGGAATGCGCTTCGTAGAGTGCCTCACTCGTTTCCAGCCGCACGTGGATCGACCTCCCGGTGAATGCTCTTGTGAGGGGACGTGATGGCGGTTCGTCCAAGGGTGAGTATACGCCCGACGGTCAGTCAGGAGAACTGGTGAACGACATCGACGAGCTTGCGTTGAAGCATCCCTTCTGGACCTCTTCGGTGGTCGACGCGCGCCTGAGGGACACCTTCGCCCAGGCCGATTCCCGGGACGCCGCCGTGTTGCTCAGCGCGCTCGTGGGCGACGACCCGAGCGGCGATTCGGAACTGGGTGATCTGGTCAGTTGCCGGTTGATGCTTGCTGCGCTCAAGGTGAGCGACGGCGACCTGCTCAAACTGGGCATGTGGGTTGACGTGGCCCGCGTGGATCCGCGCGACTTGATCGCAGCCGCGGAGTACCGACGCCAGCTGCAGGGCGAAGGCGACGCCGCGGTCGAAGCGGACCTCACGGAGTATCTGATCTGGGTTTCGGTCGACGCCGAGCCCTCGCGCGCGAACTGACCGGTCCGGCCCTTCGCGCGGTCGCACGCGTCGGCCCGGGGTCCTGCCTCGGGTACAATGACGCTTCAGAGTCGCACCGAATGTCTGGTCGCACTGACCGTTTCAGGAGGTACTAACCGTATGCGCACTATCCGTGTCGGCCTCATAGGCCTGGGTACCGTGGGATCAGGGGTCATCGACATCATCGCTCGTCACGCGGAGGATTTTCGCCGCCGCGCCGGGGTCGACATACGTCTGACCCGTTTTGCAGATCGCGCTACCGAGCGCTTCGCCGATCTCGGACTCGATCCGGCCACCTGCACGACTGACGCGTTCGAAGTCACTGCGGACCCCGATGTCGATGTCGTGATCGAACTCATCGGCGGCACGGGTGTGGCGCGTGACGTGGTGCTCTCCGCCCTCAAGGCGGGTAAGTCGGTCGTGACCGCCAACAAGGCCCTTCTGGCCACGCACGGCGAAGAGGTCATGGAGGCGGCGGAGGCGGCCGGTGTCGAGATCCGCTTCGAGGCGAGCGTCGGCGGCGGAATCCCCATCATCGGACCGCTCAAGCACTCGCTCACCGGTAACGAGATCACGCGGGTCATGGGCATCGTCAACGGCACCACCAACTACATGCTCACCCGCATGGGCCAAGACGGGCTCGACTACGCCACCGCGCTCGCTGAAGCGCAGGCCAAGGGTTTCGCCGAGGCGGACCCCACCGCCGACGTCGACGGGCACGACGCTGCCGCCAAGATCGCCATCCTGGCTTCGATCGCGTTCAACTCGCGGGTCACGCTGGAGCAGGTGCCGTCTGAAGGCATCCGCGGCCTTGCGCCCGCTGACATCGACTACGCGCGTGAGATCGGCTACCGAGTGAAGCTGCTCGCAATCGCCAACCGCACCCCCGACGGCATCGACATCCGCGTTCACCCGACGATGATTCCGGTGGCCCACCCGCTCGCCAGTGTCGACGGCGTCTACAACGCCATCTACGTGGTGGGCGACGCGGTCGGCGAGACGATGTTCTTCGGTGAGGGCGCCGGCTCGCTGCCCGCCGCCTCCGCAGTGGTCGGTGACCTCGTGGAGGTCGCGCGCGACATCCAGGCCGACTGCCCCGCGACCGTCGGGTGTACCTGCACCGAGCACCACGCGCTCCGCGACATCTCAACGCTCAGAACGCGCTACTACGTGCGCCTGCTCGTGGTTGACGCGCCGGGCGTCCTTGCTGCGTGCGCGAGGGACTTCGGCGACCACGGCGTCTCACTGGCCAGTGTCATACAGCGTGGCGAAGAGGAGTCCGAGACCGTGGAACTCGTCTTCGTGACGCATACGGCGCTCGAGGCGGACGTGCGTGCGTCTCTTGCGCGAATCGAGGCGAGCGATGCGGTCCGCGAGGTCAGTGCGGTCATCAGGGTAGAGGACCTCTAGCCACATGGGCGCAGCCGTTCTCGTCCCCGCCACCTCTGCAAACCTCGGTCCGGGCTTCGACAGCTTCGGGCTGGCGCTGAACCTCCACAACCGCTTCGAGGCACAGTTGGCCTCGGCGTGGCGCGTGGATGTGCAGGGCGAGGGTGCGGGCGCGCTCCCGACGGGCGAGGAGAATGTGGTCGCTCGCGCTATGGCGCGGGCGTTCGCAGAGGCGGGACGAAGCGGCCTCTTCGCCGAGATCGGCTGTGCCAATCATGTTCCAACGGGCAGCGGCCTGGGCTCGTCGAGCGCTGCCATCGTCGGCGGACTACTGCTGGGAGAGGCGCTCGTCGGAGCGGACTTCGGTGATGCGCGTCGGTTGGAGCTTGCGGCAGAGATCGAGGGCCATCCGGACAACGTCGCTGCTGCGCTCTTCGGGGGATTCACCGTGTGCTGGTCGGATGAGGACCGCGTGCGCTTCGCACGCTTCGAGCCCGCGCGCGGGCTTGCCGTCGTGGCGGTTCCCGCGATGAAGGAGCTTGCGACGTCCGCCGCTCGGGCGATGCTCCCCGAAGAGGTGCCCCACCGTGATGCCGCCTTCAACGTCGCACACGCCGGACTTCTGGCGGCATCGATCGCCACCGGCCGCCCCGAGCTGTTCGGGGACGCGCTCGCGGACCGCCTTCACGAGCCGTATCGAGAGGCGGCCGTCGGCGACTTGAGCGAAGTCGCGTCGATCCTGCGTGACTGCGGCTCGGCGGGCGTCGCCCTGTCCGGTGCGGGTCCGACCGTCATCGGTCTCGTGGCCGGCGATACCGACCGCGCGGCTCACGAGATCGCGGCCGGAATCGCCGAGCGGGCGTCCGCCCGTATCGCGGCCTTGGGCACGCGACGTCCGCCGCAGGCGCTCGCCATCGATCGCTGGGGCGCGCGCATCCTGTAGGGAACTTCGGGGTCCTTTCGCAGGCGCGCTGTTGACCGCCCAGCGTGTGTGGGGAAGAATCAACCGTATCCCCCTTAGCCGCAGCATCGCGGCGCGACCTTCCCCTAGAGAGGCCTCCGATGTCGGATCAGGACCCCCAGCATCCTTCGCAGCAGCCGCCTATCGGCGTGCCCCCCGTCCAGGGAGGCGCCGCGCCGCCTGTGCCGTACGCCGCGCCGCCGGTACCGTACGCCACGCCGCCTGTGACCGCCGGTGTCGCCGCTCCCCGTCGCTCTCGCGCGTGGATCGGGTGGACTATCGGCATCATCGTGGCTCTCGCGCTGCTCATCGGTTCGTGCACCGTACCCTTCGCGCTGATGATGGGCGGCGAAACGTCATCCCTGCCCAGGGGTATCGGAGATGCGGTAGCGGTGATCCACATCGACGGTCCGATCGCCGGAGTCGGCGACGCCTACTCGGGTTACGTGACCCCCGAGCGTTTCTACGACACGATCGACCGGGCGCAGGAGGACAGCTCGGTGAAGGCCATCGTGCTGCGCGTTGACTCGCCGGGAGGCACCGTGGCGGCGAGCGAGGAGATCGCGCGCTACGTCGACCAGTGCACCAAGCCGGTCGTTGTCTCGAGCGGCGATGTGAATGCGTCCGGTGCGTACATGGTGTCGTCGCAGGCCGATGAGATCTGGGCCCTGCCCGGAACCGCGGTCGGCAGCATCGGGGTGATCGCGCAGATCCCCAACGTCGCGGGCTTGCTCGACAAGCTCGGCGTGGAGTTCACGGTCATCACCGCTGGCGAGAACAAGGACACGGGAAGCCCGTATCGCCCCCTGACCGATGAGGAGAAGGCGCTGATCCAGGGCGAGGTCGATGATGTCTACGGGCAGTTCATCGATATCGTGGCCGAGGGTCGGGAGATGGAGCGCTCTGAAGTCGAGTCCCTGGCGACGGGGTGGACGTGGAGCGGCGAGCGGGCCAAAGAGCTCGGGCTGGTCGACAAGATCGGCACCTACGAGGACGCGCTCGATGCGGCTGCTGATAAGGGTGGCATCCGAGGAGAGTACGAGGTGACCACCTACGACGACGAGTTCGGAGATATCTTCGGAGCACTCATGGGGCTCACCCGGGTGCTGTCCTCATTGGAGGCGGCCGCCTCGGGTCCGGACACGTCAACGCGCGGGCGACTGCCCCGCTAGCGCTGGAAAGGCGAGGACCGTGGGAGATCCGACCGTCATCGCTCACATCTCGGACCTGCACTGCGGGTCTCGGTACCACATACCCTCACTGGCCAAGCGCGTCATCGATGAGCTCAACATCCTGTGTCCGGACATGGTCGTCGTCACCGGCGACCTGACCGACATGGGTTTTCGCCACGAGTTCGTTCAGGCGCACGGCCTTATCGAGAAGATCGCCTGCAATCGCAGGGTGGTGCTGCTGGGCAATCACGACGCCCGCAACGTCGGCGACGAGCACTACATCGAGCTGTTCGGGGCGCGGAGCTCAGAGCTGTCCTACGGGGGCGTCCACGTGCTCGGAATCGACTCGAGTGAGCCCGATCTGGACACCGGCCGCGTGGGCCGCGAGCGTTATCGCTGGATCGAAGAGCGCTTCGCGGAGTGCCTCGACGAGGTGAAGATCCTGGCCATGCATCATCATCTCGTGCCGGTGCCCGGAACCGGCCGAGAGCGCAACATCGTCCACGACGCAGGCGACCTGCTGCGCGTTCTTGCCAACAATGGGGCCGATATCGTGCTGTGCGGGCACAAGCACGTGCCCAACGTCTGGCGGCTCGAAGATATGCTCATCATCAACGCAGGCACCTGCTGCACGCACCGCCTGCGCGGCAGGGTGCGCCCCTGCTACAACATCATCGAGATCCACGACGACGGTCGAGTGCGGGTGCTTCTCAAGGAGCCCTACGTGGACAGCGAGGTGGTCGCTGACTTCACCGACATCAACCGCCGGCACTGTCGTTGGCGTCCGGGCGTGCAAGCGCCCGACCTCGATGAGGTAGTGGTCAGGGATCCACGATGAGGCGGGTCGTAGCCCTCATCGACGGCGAACACTACCCGCCGGTTGTACGCTCCGCGATCGCGGCCCTTGAGCAGGACAACGAGGTGGTCGCCGCGGTCTTTGTGGGAGGAACCGAGAAGGTCGACCTCGCGAACGGGTTCGAGGCCTATGGGGTTCCGGTGCTTGCCGGCGGCGACCCAAGCGACGTCATCGCTGCGGCGATCACGCGCTACGAGCCTGACGCGCTTGTCGATCTATCCGATGAGCCGGTGCTGTCCGCAGCCGACCGCTTCAAGCTGGCTTCGCTCGCTTTGGGCAGGGGCGTGGAGTACCGCGGGGCGGACTTCGTCTTCACCCCGCCCCGTTCGCGCGTCGAGCCGCGCACCCCGACGCTCGGCATCATCGGCACGGGGAAGCGCGTCGGCAAGACGGCGGTATCGGCCTACATCGCGCGCTCCCTCAAGGCGGCCGGCCGTGACATCGTGGTTCTGGCGATGGGCCGTGGCGGTCCCGCTGAGCCCGAGGTCATTCATGGCGATCAGGTGGCGCTCACGACATCAGACCTGCTCGAAATGGCACGCCAGGGCAAGCACGCGTCAAGCGACAACTACGAAGATGCGGTGATGAGCCGCGTGACGACGGTGGGGTGTCGACGGTGCGGCGGAGGCCTTGCGGGCGAGACGTTCTTCAGTAACGTGCCCGACGGAGCGCGCCTGGCCGACACGCTCGGCAAGGAGCTCATCGTGCTCGAGGGATCCGGTGCGGCGATCCCTCCGGTGCACGCCGATGCGAGCGTCATCGTCGTCAGCGCCGGTAAGGGGGTCGGCTACGTCCGTGACTACTTCGGCCCCTACCGGCTTGGCCGCGCCGACCTCGTGGTGCTCTCGTCAGCCGAGGAGCCGCTGGCCACAAAGGCGGATGTGGAAGCGATTCGAGCCGCGATAGCGGCTCTAGCGCCCGAGGTGCCTGTCATCGCGACCACGCTGCGGCCAGCGCCGATCGAGCCGGTTGCTGGTCGCAAGGTGCTGTTCGCCACCACGGCCCCCGCGGCCATCGCGCCGCGGCTCGCCGAGCATCTTGAGTCCCACTACGGGTGTGAGGTCGTTGCGGTGAGTACCGCGCTGTCAGATAGGATCAAGCTCAGGGAGGATCTGGCTGCCCACCGGGGGCGCTTCGACCTGCTGCTCACGGAACTCAAGGCGGCTGCCATCGATGTGGTTGCCGCGGCCGGCGAGGACGCGGGTGTCCCCACCGTGTTGTGTGACAACGTTCCCGTGGCTGTCGACGGTGGCGATCTGGAGCACCTCATCGATCGCGTGTCGTCGCTCGCACTGCAGCGTGGCGCCGCGCGCAGGGGCAGGGGGTAGACCACGTGTCAGACCGAAGGCCGACCATAACCATCACCGACAAGGCGCACGGCCTGCCGTTCAGCAAGGGGCTACTGGCCCAGTCGCTGACCGCGACCGGGCTTGCGCCGAGCCGCGCATACGAGATCGCCGCCCTCATCCAAGATGACCTGCGTGAGCGCGAGGAACTGAGCCTGACCACCGAGCGGCTTCGTGAGGTGACCCGCGACTACGTGAAACGGTTGGCGGGCGACGAGTTCGCTCGGCGCTACCTCAAGCTGCGCGACGTGAGCCGGCTCGACAGGCCGCTGATCGTCCTGATCGGCGGTACGACCGGTGTAGGCAAGTCGACCATCGCCACCGAGGTGGCCCACCGGCTCGGTATCACGCGAATCACATCCACCGATTCCATACGCCAGGTGATGCGTGGTATATTCAGCAAAGACCTGATGCCCGCGATACACGACAGCGCGTTCTCTGCGTGGCAAGGTCTGCGAGTTCCCGTGCCGCAAGGCGCAGATCCTGTCATCGTCGGATTCCGTGAGCAGACCGCCGCCGTCACGTCAGGCGTCAAGGCGATCATCGAACGGGCGGTCCTCGAGGGGACATCGATGGTGATCGAGGGAATCCACCTCGTTCCGGGCTACCTCGATCTGGGACAGTTCTCAGCGGCGCGGGTCGTTCACATCGTCATCGGAGTCGATGACGAACAGTCGCACCTCAGCCACTTCTACATTCGCGAGGTGCAGACCGAGGGAACACGCCCGCTGGAGCGCTACCGGACGGGGTTCAAGAGCATCCGGACGTTGGGCGTCTACATCGAGGAGATGGCGCGAGAGCACGATGTCCCGCTTATCTACAGCCATCAGCTGGATAGGACGGTGGCAGACGTTCTCGAGTGCGTGGTCACGAAGGCGATCGACGAGTAGCAGCGTGGTGCGCCCAGGCGCGCCGCAACAGGCAGAAGGGACACGTTCATCGTGAAGTTTTACTTGGATACGGCCGATATCGCAGAGATCGAAGAGGCCGCCAGTTGGGGTGTTCTGGCGGGAGTGACCACCAACCCGACGCTGTATGCGCGGGTCGGAGGCAAGCTCGCCGACTTTCACGGTCACCTGAAGCGGATCTGCGACATCGTGGACGGCCCCGTCAGTGGCGAGACGGTCGGTCTGAGCCGCGATGAGATCGTGCGCGAGGGCCTTGAGTTGGCGGCCATCGCGCCTAACCTGATCGTCAAAGTGCCCACCATGCCCGAGGGGCTGGCGGCCACCAAGACGCTGTTCGACAAGGGCATCAAGGTCAACATGACACTCTGCTTCACCGTGCCGCAGGCGATGCTCGCGGCGCGCTCCGGAGCCGCCTATATCTCACCCTTCGTCGGCCGATTCGACGACATCAGCGAGGACGGCATCGCTCAGCTGGCCGACGTCGTCACCGCGCTTTCCAACTACGACTTCGGACACGACGTCGAGGTCATCGCCGCATCGCTTCGCTCGGCAAACCACGTGACGCAGGCGGCCCTGATGGGTGCCGACATCGCGACCGTGCCGTTCGCCGTACTGAAGAACCTCGTGAAGCATCCGCTCACGGATAGAGGCCTGGAGTCGTTCCTGGCCGACTGGGAGAAAGTGAAGAACGCATGAGTGCACGTCCCCGCAAGCGTGGCCGCCGCGGCAGCGGTGGACAGCCGCAGGAAGCGCCGCCCAAGCCCAGCGTGACCCGCGAGCAGCTCGTCGAGCTCACCGTGGCGCAGCTGCGCGCGATGGCAATCGAGCTGTCGATCGATCACAAGCCGCTGAAGAAGAAGGACGAGATCATCGACGCCGTGCTCGAGGCGAAGGTGAAGTCCGAGGGATTCATCGAGATCTCCGGCATCCTCGACGTCTTGCCGGAAGGCTACGGATTCGTTCGCACAGGCGGCTATCTGCCGGGCGACCGCGACATCTACGTCTCGATGTCGGCCGTGCGCCGCAATGAGCTTCGGCGCGGCGACATGGTCCGAGGTCAGGTGCGGCCCCCGCGTGACAACGAGAAGTACCCCGCCCTGCAGCGCCTGGACCAGATCAACGGGAAGGATCCCGAGGCGAATCGAGGGCGTCCCAAGTTCGCCGACCTCACGCCGATCTATCCCGATGAGCGACTGCGCATGGAGCACGGTCCGCAGTTCATGACCGCGCGCACCATCGACCTCGTCGCACCCATCGGCAAGGGCCAGCGCGGGCTGATCGTGTCACCGCCCAAGGCCGGAAAGACGACGGTACTCAAGGACGTCGCGGCCGCCATCAGCGCCAACGACCCGGATGTCTACCTCATGTGCCTGCTCGTGGATGAGCGGCCCGAGGAAGTCACCGACATGGAGCGCTCGATTCACGGCGAAGTGGTGTCTTCGACGTTCGATATGCCCTCTGAACAGCACATCGCTGTGGCCGAACTCGTCATCGAACGGGCCAAGCGCCTGGTGGAAAGCGGCCGCGATGTGGTCATCCTGCTCGACTCGATAACCCGGCTGGCGCGTGCCTACAACCTGGCCTCGCCGGCGTCGGGACGCATCTTGTCCGGCGGCGTGGACTCGCAGGCTCTCTACCCCCCGAAGAAGTTCTTCGGCGCGGCCCGCAACATCGAGTTCGGCGGCTCGCTCACCATCCTGGCGACGGCGCTCGTCGACACGGGCTCGAAGATGGACGAGGTGATCTTCGAGGAGTTCAAGGGCACCGGCAACATGGAGCTTCGCCTCGACCGTGGTTTGGCCGACCGCCGCATCTTCCCCGCGATCGACGTCATCACGTCAGGCACGCGCAAAGAAGAGCTGCTGCTGGATCCTCAGGAGGCGCCGTTCGTCTGGGGCGTGCGCCGCATCCTGCACGGCATCGACAACCCCGAGCGCGCTATGGACATGCTGATCAAGGGCCTCAAGCAGACGAACAGCAACATGGAGTTCCTGGCCAAGATGGCCCGCAAGGCGGGGGACACGCGCAACGGTATCGACCTGTAGCACGCAACGGCGCTCGGCACAGGTCCGGCGCTCAGACAGTCCTCGCTTCGAAGGCCGCCTCGCCGAGGCGGCCTTCTTGCTGCGGAACTCGCGGCGGACCTACGCCGAGCGCCATGCGCTAGCAGGCCGATGCGGTGCGCCGGAATCCTACTCCGTCATCTGCACCGGAATCTCGACGATGTTTTGCTGGCTGCCGTCCTTGGCTGAGAGCTCGAACACGATGACCGCTCCGAGTCCGGCGCGCTTGATCGGCCCGAACTCCACGGTCTCGCTCCATGTCCCGCGCGTGCCGGTACCGCTCGTCGCCGTCACGAACGTATCGACGATGATCAGGCCATCCGGGTCGGTGACGTTGAGTTGATGGGTCGCCTCGAAGACGTTCGATGAGCCCCACGCGGTGAGTGGGCTCGCGACCGTCTCGCCAGGTGCCGGGTACTCGATGAGGATCGCGGGAAGTTGCCCCTCGAACGCCGCACGGTCGACCGGCGGGTCCACGACGATGCCCTCGCCGCCGATTGAGGTGGCCTTCTCGCCGTCGAGGGCGAAGGCGACCCGGTCCACGTCGCTGAACTGGGTGAGGGTGCACACGACCTGAGTGACACGGAGCAGCATCGACAGCGACCCTCCGCCGGACGCGAACTCGGGGCTCAGGTCAACGGTTGCGACTCCGTCGTCAACGGCGACACCGTTGAGCCGCGTGCCCTCAGGAATCGTCGTGCCGAGCCCGAACTCACGCTCTTCCGCGGTCGGTCCAGCGAGCAGGGCCTCCATCGCGGCTTCCGCCAACGCCTCGGTCCCGCTCGCCGCGCTGGTGCGGGCACCGACGCCGACCTGCTCGCCACGCGTGAAGTAGGCGAGGATGCGCGTCGACTCAGGGGGAGGAGCCGGGGGCGTGGCCGTTTCTTGGATACCGGGCTGGCGGGTGGGGACGACATCGGCGCCTCCGCTGCATCCGCTCACAGCGAGCAGTGAGAGCGCGCACATCAGGGCGATGACGCGGGTTCCGGGCTTCATCTCGCACCTCCTGGTCGA is a genomic window of Coriobacteriia bacterium containing:
- the lysA gene encoding diaminopimelate decarboxylase, which translates into the protein MGKPTGPRPPAVADLKTGHDLLSVLPNSAEVRDGHLWIGGVDTVELARDAGTAVYVMDEATIRFQLSEYVKWTTYHWPHVDVVYAGKAFMSLAMVKLVAEEGCCLDVSSGGELAFARRAGFPMERIYVHGNNKTPVELAECLDAGVGRIVVDSFEEMERLSALATERGATQKILLRVTPGVEADTHDFIMTGAEDSKFGFGRNQGLAMQAVKRAIELPGLDFDGLHMHIGSQIFALHSFSKAIEVIVEFIAEIKAETGVEVRMLDTGGGLGIAYGIPDEPSTIRDYGKVVVDGIKEACEKYGLTVPAMAVEPGRSIVANAGVTLYTVGSIKEIPNIRTYVAVDGGMSDNIRTSLYDAHYEALLANKADQPREMVATVAGKHCESGDIVVNDAPLQCPEVGDILCVCATGAYCQSMSSNYNKQVRPGVVFVKEGQWRWVVRRESYDDLMRCEVD
- a CDS encoding homoserine dehydrogenase, with protein sequence MRTIRVGLIGLGTVGSGVIDIIARHAEDFRRRAGVDIRLTRFADRATERFADLGLDPATCTTDAFEVTADPDVDVVIELIGGTGVARDVVLSALKAGKSVVTANKALLATHGEEVMEAAEAAGVEIRFEASVGGGIPIIGPLKHSLTGNEITRVMGIVNGTTNYMLTRMGQDGLDYATALAEAQAKGFAEADPTADVDGHDAAAKIAILASIAFNSRVTLEQVPSEGIRGLAPADIDYAREIGYRVKLLAIANRTPDGIDIRVHPTMIPVAHPLASVDGVYNAIYVVGDAVGETMFFGEGAGSLPAASAVVGDLVEVARDIQADCPATVGCTCTEHHALRDISTLRTRYYVRLLVVDAPGVLAACARDFGDHGVSLASVIQRGEEESETVELVFVTHTALEADVRASLARIEASDAVREVSAVIRVEDL
- the thrB gene encoding homoserine kinase, translating into MGAAVLVPATSANLGPGFDSFGLALNLHNRFEAQLASAWRVDVQGEGAGALPTGEENVVARAMARAFAEAGRSGLFAEIGCANHVPTGSGLGSSSAAIVGGLLLGEALVGADFGDARRLELAAEIEGHPDNVAAALFGGFTVCWSDEDRVRFARFEPARGLAVVAVPAMKELATSAARAMLPEEVPHRDAAFNVAHAGLLAASIATGRPELFGDALADRLHEPYREAAVGDLSEVASILRDCGSAGVALSGAGPTVIGLVAGDTDRAAHEIAAGIAERASARIAALGTRRPPQALAIDRWGARIL
- the sppA gene encoding signal peptide peptidase SppA, with protein sequence MSDQDPQHPSQQPPIGVPPVQGGAAPPVPYAAPPVPYATPPVTAGVAAPRRSRAWIGWTIGIIVALALLIGSCTVPFALMMGGETSSLPRGIGDAVAVIHIDGPIAGVGDAYSGYVTPERFYDTIDRAQEDSSVKAIVLRVDSPGGTVAASEEIARYVDQCTKPVVVSSGDVNASGAYMVSSQADEIWALPGTAVGSIGVIAQIPNVAGLLDKLGVEFTVITAGENKDTGSPYRPLTDEEKALIQGEVDDVYGQFIDIVAEGREMERSEVESLATGWTWSGERAKELGLVDKIGTYEDALDAAADKGGIRGEYEVTTYDDEFGDIFGALMGLTRVLSSLEAAASGPDTSTRGRLPR
- a CDS encoding metallophosphoesterase; the protein is MGDPTVIAHISDLHCGSRYHIPSLAKRVIDELNILCPDMVVVTGDLTDMGFRHEFVQAHGLIEKIACNRRVVLLGNHDARNVGDEHYIELFGARSSELSYGGVHVLGIDSSEPDLDTGRVGRERYRWIEERFAECLDEVKILAMHHHLVPVPGTGRERNIVHDAGDLLRVLANNGADIVLCGHKHVPNVWRLEDMLIINAGTCCTHRLRGRVRPCYNIIEIHDDGRVRVLLKEPYVDSEVVADFTDINRRHCRWRPGVQAPDLDEVVVRDPR
- a CDS encoding 2,3-diphosphoglycerate synthetase: MRRVVALIDGEHYPPVVRSAIAALEQDNEVVAAVFVGGTEKVDLANGFEAYGVPVLAGGDPSDVIAAAITRYEPDALVDLSDEPVLSAADRFKLASLALGRGVEYRGADFVFTPPRSRVEPRTPTLGIIGTGKRVGKTAVSAYIARSLKAAGRDIVVLAMGRGGPAEPEVIHGDQVALTTSDLLEMARQGKHASSDNYEDAVMSRVTTVGCRRCGGGLAGETFFSNVPDGARLADTLGKELIVLEGSGAAIPPVHADASVIVVSAGKGVGYVRDYFGPYRLGRADLVVLSSAEEPLATKADVEAIRAAIAALAPEVPVIATTLRPAPIEPVAGRKVLFATTAPAAIAPRLAEHLESHYGCEVVAVSTALSDRIKLREDLAAHRGRFDLLLTELKAAAIDVVAAAGEDAGVPTVLCDNVPVAVDGGDLEHLIDRVSSLALQRGAARRGRG
- a CDS encoding 2-phosphoglycerate kinase (catalyzes the formation of 2-phospho-D-glyceroyl phosphate from ATP and 2-phospho-D-glycerate), encoding MSDRRPTITITDKAHGLPFSKGLLAQSLTATGLAPSRAYEIAALIQDDLREREELSLTTERLREVTRDYVKRLAGDEFARRYLKLRDVSRLDRPLIVLIGGTTGVGKSTIATEVAHRLGITRITSTDSIRQVMRGIFSKDLMPAIHDSAFSAWQGLRVPVPQGADPVIVGFREQTAAVTSGVKAIIERAVLEGTSMVIEGIHLVPGYLDLGQFSAARVVHIVIGVDDEQSHLSHFYIREVQTEGTRPLERYRTGFKSIRTLGVYIEEMAREHDVPLIYSHQLDRTVADVLECVVTKAIDE
- the fsa gene encoding fructose-6-phosphate aldolase; protein product: MKFYLDTADIAEIEEAASWGVLAGVTTNPTLYARVGGKLADFHGHLKRICDIVDGPVSGETVGLSRDEIVREGLELAAIAPNLIVKVPTMPEGLAATKTLFDKGIKVNMTLCFTVPQAMLAARSGAAYISPFVGRFDDISEDGIAQLADVVTALSNYDFGHDVEVIAASLRSANHVTQAALMGADIATVPFAVLKNLVKHPLTDRGLESFLADWEKVKNA
- the rho gene encoding transcription termination factor Rho produces the protein MSARPRKRGRRGSGGQPQEAPPKPSVTREQLVELTVAQLRAMAIELSIDHKPLKKKDEIIDAVLEAKVKSEGFIEISGILDVLPEGYGFVRTGGYLPGDRDIYVSMSAVRRNELRRGDMVRGQVRPPRDNEKYPALQRLDQINGKDPEANRGRPKFADLTPIYPDERLRMEHGPQFMTARTIDLVAPIGKGQRGLIVSPPKAGKTTVLKDVAAAISANDPDVYLMCLLVDERPEEVTDMERSIHGEVVSSTFDMPSEQHIAVAELVIERAKRLVESGRDVVILLDSITRLARAYNLASPASGRILSGGVDSQALYPPKKFFGAARNIEFGGSLTILATALVDTGSKMDEVIFEEFKGTGNMELRLDRGLADRRIFPAIDVITSGTRKEELLLDPQEAPFVWGVRRILHGIDNPERAMDMLIKGLKQTNSNMEFLAKMARKAGDTRNGIDL
- a CDS encoding Gmad2 immunoglobulin-like domain-containing protein, producing the protein MKPGTRVIALMCALSLLAVSGCSGGADVVPTRQPGIQETATPPAPPPESTRILAYFTRGEQVGVGARTSAASGTEALAEAAMEALLAGPTAEEREFGLGTTIPEGTRLNGVAVDDGVATVDLSPEFASGGGSLSMLLRVTQVVCTLTQFSDVDRVAFALDGEKATSIGGEGIVVDPPVDRAAFEGQLPAILIEYPAPGETVASPLTAWGSSNVFEATHQLNVTDPDGLIIVDTFVTATSGTGTRGTWSETVEFGPIKRAGLGAVIVFELSAKDGSQQNIVEIPVQMTE